From Mycobacterium lacus, one genomic window encodes:
- a CDS encoding DUF4232 domain-containing protein — MQRRARRAVATGVLATTSCAAVVLGPAAWAAPADTGEEPTPCKGEQIAVSTSPTQVAVGHRALTLIFTLASGAAPCTLSGYPDVESGAGGPLIHAKPTPRGYMGGLPATDTVPPTATLSLAQRAQAIVEGMAIDGNGNQCPTYTDLRVNLPNTVEVFTVPTTIEACQLQVHPITDTLSA; from the coding sequence ATGCAGCGGCGGGCCCGTCGAGCAGTCGCCACCGGTGTCCTGGCGACAACAAGTTGTGCCGCCGTAGTGCTGGGCCCGGCCGCATGGGCCGCACCGGCCGACACCGGCGAAGAGCCGACGCCGTGCAAGGGGGAGCAGATCGCCGTGAGTACCTCCCCGACCCAGGTCGCCGTGGGTCACCGGGCGCTGACCCTGATATTCACCCTCGCCAGCGGAGCGGCGCCGTGCACGCTCAGTGGCTACCCCGACGTCGAGTCGGGCGCCGGCGGGCCCCTCATTCACGCCAAGCCCACGCCGCGCGGCTACATGGGCGGCTTGCCGGCCACCGACACCGTGCCGCCCACCGCCACCCTGTCGCTGGCGCAACGGGCACAGGCCATCGTGGAAGGCATGGCCATCGACGGCAACGGCAACCAGTGCCCCACGTATACCGACCTGCGCGTCAACCTTCCCAACACCGTCGAAGTGTTCACCGTGCCGACCACCATCGAGGCCTGCCAACTGCAGGTACACCCGATCACCGACACACTGTCGGCGTAG
- a CDS encoding DNA adenine methylase: protein MGSKYRLLPHLERVFAQIGGTTAVDGFSGSGVVSYLLKAQGYRVTANDFLNFPATVARATVQNNSVRLEAELIDQICGPPADDRDFIQSQFDGLYFTPQDRQFLDSAWSHIDTLRGHRRDLAIAALILSAARKQPRGVFTFTDSARYADGRRDLRLSLREHFRERAAEYNATVFTNELHSRAIRGDVFDIPDTEPDLVYLDPPYAPPNDDNDYIKRYHFLEGLSVYWRGLTIMQDTTTKKLKKQFTPFAYKRTIEDALLRTFEHFERAGAIVLSYSSNAIPDAARIVDLLGKVKPSVEVIAIDHKYSFGTHTAAARRNVREYLFVGRAG, encoded by the coding sequence ATGGGGTCGAAGTACCGCTTGCTTCCGCACTTGGAGCGCGTCTTCGCCCAGATCGGTGGGACAACCGCTGTGGATGGATTCTCGGGCTCGGGTGTCGTGTCCTATCTCCTTAAGGCCCAGGGGTATCGGGTCACAGCGAACGATTTCTTGAACTTTCCAGCGACAGTCGCCCGGGCAACGGTCCAAAACAATTCGGTGCGACTCGAAGCGGAGCTGATCGATCAGATCTGTGGGCCTCCGGCAGATGACCGCGACTTCATCCAGTCTCAATTTGACGGGCTGTATTTCACGCCGCAGGATCGCCAATTTCTCGACTCGGCGTGGTCACATATCGATACGCTGCGTGGGCATCGACGAGATTTGGCGATAGCCGCCTTGATCCTGTCAGCCGCCCGCAAGCAACCGCGTGGAGTATTCACCTTCACCGACTCCGCCCGCTACGCCGATGGTCGCCGCGACCTTCGGTTGTCTCTACGTGAGCACTTCCGCGAGCGTGCGGCGGAATACAACGCGACCGTGTTCACCAACGAGCTGCATAGCCGAGCTATCCGCGGAGACGTCTTCGACATTCCGGACACGGAACCCGACCTCGTTTACCTTGATCCGCCCTACGCCCCGCCCAATGACGACAACGACTACATCAAGCGGTACCACTTCCTCGAAGGGCTGAGCGTGTACTGGCGCGGACTCACCATCATGCAAGACACCACCACCAAGAAGCTGAAGAAACAGTTCACCCCATTCGCGTACAAGCGGACGATTGAGGATGCGTTATTACGGACTTTCGAGCACTTCGAGCGCGCGGGGGCGATTGTTTTGTCGTACTCCTCGAACGCCATACCCGACGCAGCACGCATTGTGGACCTGCTTGGCAAGGTCAAACCGTCGGTTGAAGTCATCGCGATTGACCATAAGTACAGTTTCGGAACACACACCGCGGCTGCCCGACGTAATGTCCGTGAGTATCTGTTCGTTGGGCGTGCTGGATGA
- a CDS encoding HAD-IB family hydrolase — translation MTVSDSAAHQQTSPQRAAGTAPHARTAAFFDLDKTIIAKSSTLAFSKPFFAQGLLNRRAVLKSSYAQFIFLLSGADHDQMDRMRTHMTNMCTGWDAAQVRAIVNETLHDIVTPLVFAEAADLIAAHKLCGRDVVVVSASGEEIVAPIARALGATHAMATRMVVEDGKYTGEVAFYCYGEGKVQAIRELAAREGYPLEHCYAYSDSITDLPMLEAVGHPSVVNPDRGLRKEAVGRGWPVLSFSRPVSLRDRLPAPSGAAIATTAAVGVSALAAGAVTYAVLRRYAF, via the coding sequence GTGACCGTCTCCGACTCGGCCGCCCACCAGCAAACCTCACCGCAAAGAGCCGCAGGCACCGCTCCGCACGCCCGCACCGCCGCCTTCTTCGATCTGGACAAGACCATCATCGCGAAGTCCAGCACGCTGGCGTTCAGCAAACCCTTCTTCGCTCAGGGACTGCTCAACCGCCGCGCCGTGCTCAAGTCCAGCTACGCGCAGTTCATATTTCTGCTCTCCGGCGCCGACCACGATCAGATGGACCGGATGCGCACCCACATGACCAACATGTGCACCGGTTGGGATGCGGCGCAGGTGAGGGCGATCGTCAACGAAACGCTGCACGACATCGTGACTCCGTTGGTGTTCGCCGAAGCCGCGGACCTGATCGCCGCCCACAAACTGTGCGGCCGGGACGTCGTGGTGGTCTCGGCGTCGGGGGAAGAGATCGTGGCGCCGATCGCGCGTGCGCTGGGCGCTACCCACGCGATGGCGACCCGGATGGTCGTCGAGGACGGCAAGTACACCGGCGAGGTGGCGTTCTACTGCTACGGCGAGGGCAAGGTGCAGGCTATCCGGGAGTTGGCGGCCCGCGAGGGCTACCCGCTGGAACACTGCTACGCCTATTCCGACTCGATCACCGACCTGCCGATGCTCGAGGCGGTTGGCCATCCCTCGGTCGTCAACCCCGATCGCGGATTGCGCAAGGAAGCCGTCGGCCGCGGTTGGCCCGTGCTGTCGTTCTCCCGGCCGGTGTCGCTGCGCGATCGCCTCCCGGCGCCGTCGGGCGCGGCGATCGCGACCACGGCAGCCGTCGGGGTCAGCGCGCTTGCCGCCGGAGCGGTCACCTACGCGGTGCTACGCCGCTACGCCTTCTAG
- a CDS encoding peptide ABC transporter substrate-binding protein: protein MRRMRAALAWTASVAAGLLVVAPAAGCGGGVLSPDVVLVNGGEPPNPLIPTSTNDSNGGRIIDRLFAGLMSYDAKGNPSPEVAQAIETTDNVNFRITLKPGWTFTDGSPVTAHSFVDAWNYGALSANAQLQQSFFSPIDGFDEVAGRAGDGKRATMSGLQVVNDLEFRVRLKAPTIDFMLRLGFSSFYPLPAAAFRDMAAFGRNPIGNGPYKLADGPNGQAWEHNVKIDLVPNPGYHGNRMPRNKGLRFEFYANLDTAYADLLSGNLDVLDTIPPSALPIYKRDLGANVTTGPAAVNQSLDTPFRLPHFAGEEGRLRRLALSAAINRPQICRQIFVGTRSPARDFTARSLPGFDPNLPGSDALDFNPERARRLWAQADAISAWSGRYAIAYNADSGHREWVDAVANSIKNVLGIDAVGAPAPTFAGLRTQIANRTIDTAFRSGWQGDYPSMIEFLAPLYATGAGSNDVGYSNREFDAALLAAEAAPTLREATVLANTAQRILLQDMPAVPLWDYVSVVGWSPRVSNVTVTWNGLPDYENIAKA, encoded by the coding sequence ATGCGTCGGATGCGGGCCGCCCTGGCCTGGACAGCCTCGGTCGCCGCCGGATTGCTGGTGGTCGCGCCGGCGGCCGGTTGCGGTGGTGGCGTCCTGAGCCCCGATGTGGTGCTGGTCAACGGCGGGGAACCCCCCAACCCGTTGATCCCGACGAGCACCAACGACAGCAATGGCGGCCGGATCATAGACCGGCTGTTCGCGGGCCTGATGTCCTACGACGCCAAGGGCAACCCGTCGCCGGAGGTCGCCCAGGCGATCGAGACCACCGACAACGTCAACTTCCGAATCACTCTCAAACCGGGTTGGACGTTCACGGACGGATCGCCGGTGACGGCCCACTCGTTCGTCGACGCGTGGAACTACGGGGCGCTGAGCGCCAACGCCCAACTGCAGCAGAGCTTTTTCAGCCCGATCGACGGGTTCGACGAAGTCGCCGGCCGTGCGGGCGACGGCAAACGCGCCACCATGTCCGGCCTGCAGGTGGTCAACGACCTCGAGTTCAGGGTGCGGCTCAAGGCCCCGACCATAGACTTCATGTTGCGGCTGGGCTTCAGCTCGTTCTATCCGCTGCCGGCCGCGGCATTTCGGGACATGGCGGCGTTTGGGCGGAACCCGATCGGCAACGGCCCGTACAAACTGGCCGACGGTCCCAATGGGCAAGCGTGGGAACACAACGTCAAGATCGATCTGGTGCCCAACCCCGGTTACCACGGCAACCGGATGCCGCGCAACAAGGGCCTGCGGTTCGAGTTCTACGCCAATCTGGACACCGCCTATGCCGACCTGCTGTCCGGCAATCTCGATGTGCTGGACACGATTCCGCCGAGCGCGTTGCCGATCTACAAGCGCGACCTCGGCGCCAACGTCACTACCGGGCCCGCCGCGGTGAATCAGTCCCTCGACACCCCGTTTCGGCTGCCGCATTTCGCCGGCGAGGAAGGCCGGTTGCGGCGGCTGGCGTTGTCGGCCGCGATCAACCGCCCACAAATCTGCCGGCAGATCTTCGTCGGCACCCGCAGTCCGGCACGGGATTTCACTGCCCGGTCGTTGCCGGGCTTCGACCCGAACCTGCCGGGCAGCGACGCGCTGGACTTCAATCCCGAACGGGCGCGGCGGCTCTGGGCCCAAGCCGACGCGATATCGGCATGGAGCGGCCGATACGCGATCGCCTACAACGCCGACAGCGGCCATCGGGAGTGGGTGGACGCGGTGGCCAACAGCATCAAGAACGTTCTGGGCATCGACGCTGTCGGGGCGCCGGCGCCCACGTTTGCCGGGCTGCGCACCCAGATCGCCAACCGCACGATCGACACTGCGTTTCGCTCCGGGTGGCAGGGTGACTATCCGTCGATGATCGAGTTCCTCGCCCCGCTGTATGCCACCGGGGCGGGATCCAACGACGTCGGCTACTCCAACCGTGAGTTCGACGCGGCGCTGCTGGCCGCCGAGGCGGCGCCCACCCTGCGCGAGGCCACGGTGCTGGCCAATACTGCGCAGCGAATCCTGTTGCAGGACATGCCCGCTGTGCCGCTGTGGGATTATGTCAGCGTGGTCGGGTGGTCGCCGCGGGTCAGCAACGTCACGGTCACCTGGAATGGTCTGCCGGACTACGAGAACATCGCCAAGGCTTGA
- a CDS encoding oxidoreductase — protein sequence MELPGVAEASDRARDALGRAHRHPANLRGWPVTAAEAALRAARASSVLDGGPVRLDDLGGPAPHGLGVGDPVLAGALRVAQALEGGGGPLVGVWRRAPLQALARLHMLAAADQVDADRLGRPRPDAGIGPRLEVLADVVTRPTRASAPVVAAVAHGELLTLKPFGGADGVVARAVSRLVTIATGLDPHGLGVPEVSWMRQPVNYRDAARGFAEGTAEGVAGWLVLCCRAMQAGAQEAVSIAELVAGGPRK from the coding sequence ATGGAGCTCCCCGGCGTCGCCGAGGCGAGCGACCGGGCACGCGACGCGCTGGGCCGGGCGCACCGGCACCCGGCCAACCTGCGGGGCTGGCCGGTGACCGCGGCCGAGGCGGCGCTGCGGGCGGCGCGGGCCTCCTCGGTGCTCGACGGCGGCCCCGTGCGCCTGGACGATTTGGGCGGTCCGGCGCCGCATGGTTTGGGAGTCGGCGATCCGGTGCTCGCCGGCGCCTTGCGGGTGGCGCAGGCGCTGGAGGGCGGCGGGGGACCCCTGGTCGGAGTGTGGCGGCGGGCCCCGTTGCAGGCGCTAGCCCGCCTGCACATGCTGGCGGCGGCCGACCAGGTCGACGCCGACCGGCTGGGCCGCCCGCGCCCCGACGCCGGAATTGGGCCGCGTCTCGAGGTGCTCGCCGACGTGGTGACCCGTCCGACGCGGGCGTCGGCGCCGGTGGTTGCCGCGGTCGCACACGGGGAGCTGTTGACGCTGAAGCCGTTTGGCGGTGCCGACGGCGTGGTGGCGCGCGCGGTGTCGCGACTGGTGACGATCGCCACCGGGCTGGATCCGCACGGACTGGGTGTGCCGGAGGTCAGTTGGATGCGGCAACCCGTGAATTACCGCGACGCCGCACGCGGATTCGCCGAGGGCACGGCCGAGGGTGTGGCGGGCTGGCTGGTGCTGTGCTGCCGGGCGATGCAAGCCGGTGCGCAGGAGGCCGTGTCGATCGCCGAGTTGGTAGCTGGGGGCCCTCGCAAATAA
- a CDS encoding TadA family conjugal transfer-associated ATPase, with protein MSGSLLERVRERLAAESAPLRPNVVAAAIRAESGGILGDTEVLANLRVLQTELTGAGILEPLLCADGTTDVLVTAPDAVWVDDGNGLRRSEIRFADEPAVRRLAQRLALAAGRRLDDAQPWVDGQLSGIGAGGFAVRLHAVLPPVAAEGTCLSLRVLRPATQDLAALTAAGAIAAQAAELVADIIAARLAFLVCGGTGAGKTTLLAAMLGAVSPAERIVCVEDAAELAPRHPHVVRLVARGANVEGVGEVTVRQLVRQALRMRPDRIVVGEVRGAEVVDLLAALNTGHDGGAGTVHANNPGEVPARLEALGALGGLDRAALHSQLAAAVQVLLHVARDRAGRRRLAEIAVLRRSDSGGVRAVTAWHADRGMTDDAADLRRLLQARMSA; from the coding sequence GTGAGCGGCTCGCTGCTCGAACGTGTCCGCGAGCGGCTGGCCGCGGAATCAGCCCCGTTGCGGCCCAACGTGGTGGCCGCCGCGATTCGGGCCGAGTCCGGCGGGATCCTCGGCGATACCGAGGTACTGGCCAATCTCCGCGTATTGCAGACGGAATTGACCGGTGCGGGCATCCTCGAACCGTTGCTTTGCGCGGACGGCACCACCGACGTCTTGGTCACCGCGCCCGACGCGGTATGGGTTGACGACGGAAACGGTTTGCGGCGCAGCGAAATTCGGTTTGCCGACGAGCCGGCGGTGCGGCGTTTGGCGCAGCGGCTGGCGTTGGCCGCGGGTCGCCGACTCGACGACGCGCAGCCGTGGGTGGACGGGCAGCTGAGCGGCATCGGCGCCGGGGGTTTCGCGGTCCGCCTGCACGCGGTGTTGCCGCCCGTCGCGGCCGAAGGCACCTGCCTGTCGCTGCGGGTGCTGCGGCCCGCCACTCAGGATCTGGCCGCCCTGACCGCGGCGGGCGCGATCGCGGCCCAGGCCGCCGAGCTGGTTGCCGACATCATCGCCGCCCGACTGGCGTTTCTGGTCTGCGGGGGTACGGGCGCCGGAAAGACAACGTTGTTGGCCGCGATGTTGGGCGCCGTCTCGCCCGCCGAGCGGATCGTGTGTGTCGAGGATGCCGCCGAGCTGGCCCCCCGGCATCCACATGTGGTCAGGCTGGTCGCGCGCGGCGCCAACGTGGAAGGCGTCGGCGAGGTGACGGTGCGCCAACTCGTGCGGCAGGCACTGCGGATGCGGCCCGACCGCATCGTCGTCGGCGAGGTCAGGGGAGCCGAAGTCGTCGATCTGCTGGCGGCACTGAACACCGGCCACGACGGCGGCGCGGGCACCGTGCACGCCAACAACCCGGGCGAGGTTCCGGCCCGGCTGGAGGCGTTGGGCGCGCTCGGTGGGCTGGACCGCGCCGCGCTGCACAGCCAGCTTGCCGCGGCGGTCCAAGTCCTGCTGCACGTCGCACGCGATCGGGCCGGTCGTCGGCGGCTCGCTGAAATCGCGGTATTGCGCCGGTCCGATAGCGGCGGGGTGCGTGCGGTCACGGCATGGCACGCGGACCGCGGGATGACCGACGATGCGGCCGATTTGCGCCGGCTGCTGCAAGCGCGGATGTCGGCATGA
- a CDS encoding ABC transporter permease → MAEHTGFWLETWRGLRRRPKFVIAAALILLILAVAAFPALFTSADPTYADPSQSLLPPSSAHWFGTDLQGHDIYARTVYGARASVTVGLGATLSVFVVGGALGALAGFYGGWVDAVVSRITDVFFGLPLLLAAIVLMQVLRHRTVWTVIAILALFGWPQVARIARGAVLEVRTRDYVLAAKALGLSRFQILLRHVLPNAMGPVIAVATIALGIFVVTEATLSYLGVGLPPSLVSWGGDINVAQTRLRSGSPILFYPAGALAITVLAFMMLGDALRDALDPAARVWRA, encoded by the coding sequence ATGGCTGAGCACACCGGGTTCTGGCTCGAAACGTGGCGCGGGCTGCGCCGGCGTCCGAAATTCGTCATCGCCGCCGCGCTGATCCTGCTGATCCTGGCCGTCGCGGCATTTCCTGCGCTGTTCACGTCCGCCGATCCCACCTACGCCGATCCCAGCCAAAGCCTGCTCCCTCCGTCGTCGGCGCACTGGTTCGGCACCGACCTGCAGGGCCACGACATCTACGCGCGCACCGTCTACGGGGCGCGGGCCTCCGTCACCGTGGGGCTGGGAGCCACGTTGTCGGTGTTCGTCGTCGGCGGGGCGCTGGGCGCGCTGGCCGGGTTTTACGGCGGCTGGGTCGACGCGGTGGTCTCCCGCATCACCGATGTGTTCTTCGGCCTGCCCCTGCTGCTGGCCGCCATCGTGCTGATGCAAGTCCTGCGTCACCGCACGGTGTGGACGGTGATCGCCATCTTGGCCCTGTTCGGCTGGCCGCAAGTGGCCAGGATCGCCCGTGGCGCGGTGCTCGAGGTGCGGACCCGTGATTATGTGCTCGCGGCTAAGGCGTTGGGCCTGAGCAGGTTTCAGATTCTGCTGCGACACGTGCTGCCCAACGCAATGGGCCCGGTGATCGCCGTGGCCACCATTGCCCTGGGGATCTTCGTCGTCACCGAGGCCACGCTGTCCTACCTCGGGGTGGGACTGCCGCCGTCGCTGGTGTCCTGGGGCGGCGATATCAACGTCGCGCAGACCCGGCTGCGATCCGGCTCGCCCATACTGTTCTATCCCGCGGGCGCACTGGCGATCACGGTGCTGGCCTTCATGATGCTGGGGGATGCCCTGCGCGATGCCCTGGATCCGGCGGCACGGGTATGGCGCGCATGA
- the ssd gene encoding septum site-determining protein Ssd — protein sequence MLTDPQLRAELDRVAAAVGVRVVHVGGRPAVSRKTWLAAAAVVLDPSAADRCGKDALPRRTHVSVLTGPEAAPATWAAAIAVGAQHVLRLPEQERELIRALAEASEYARSARDGGRRGEVVAVMGGCGGAGASLLAVALAQTAPDALLIDLDPWGGGIDLLVGGEAAPGLRWPDVALRGGRLNWSAVREALPRHGGVTLLSGTRRGYEVAAGPVDAVVDAGRGGGVTVVCDLPRRLTEATQAALDTADLVVLVSRCDVRACAATATIAPVLAGINPNIGLVVRGPSPGGLRAAEVADIAGVPLLTSMKAQPRLAVRLEHGGLRLRRRSALTVAARRVLAVLSGHPVSAQPGRAA from the coding sequence ATGCTGACCGATCCGCAATTGCGCGCCGAACTGGATCGGGTCGCCGCGGCCGTCGGGGTGCGGGTGGTTCATGTCGGCGGCCGACCCGCGGTGAGCAGGAAGACGTGGTTGGCGGCCGCGGCGGTGGTGCTCGACCCCTCGGCGGCGGATCGGTGCGGGAAGGACGCGCTGCCGCGCCGCACCCATGTTAGCGTGCTGACCGGCCCCGAAGCCGCGCCGGCGACCTGGGCGGCGGCCATCGCCGTCGGCGCCCAGCACGTGCTGCGGCTGCCCGAGCAAGAGCGTGAATTGATCCGCGCGCTCGCCGAGGCCTCCGAATACGCGCGATCGGCCCGCGACGGCGGGCGGCGCGGCGAGGTGGTCGCCGTCATGGGGGGCTGCGGCGGGGCGGGCGCGTCGTTGTTAGCCGTCGCCCTGGCGCAGACCGCCCCCGACGCGCTGCTGATCGACCTCGACCCGTGGGGCGGCGGGATCGACCTGCTGGTGGGGGGCGAAGCTGCGCCCGGCCTGCGCTGGCCGGACGTGGCGCTGCGGGGTGGTCGACTCAACTGGTCGGCCGTGCGCGAGGCGCTGCCCCGGCACGGGGGCGTCACCCTGTTGTCCGGCACCCGCCGCGGCTACGAGGTGGCCGCCGGGCCGGTGGACGCCGTCGTCGATGCCGGCCGAGGAGGGGGAGTGACCGTAGTGTGCGATCTTCCCCGCCGCCTCACCGAGGCCACCCAAGCCGCGCTGGATACAGCGGATCTCGTCGTTCTGGTCAGTCGGTGTGACGTGAGGGCGTGCGCGGCCACCGCGACGATCGCGCCGGTGCTGGCAGGCATCAACCCCAACATCGGGTTGGTGGTACGGGGACCGTCCCCGGGGGGTTTGCGGGCGGCTGAGGTCGCCGACATCGCAGGCGTGCCTCTGCTGACGTCCATGAAGGCCCAGCCGCGGCTGGCCGTGCGGCTCGAACACGGTGGGCTGCGATTGCGGCGGCGATCCGCGCTGACGGTGGCGGCCCGTCGGGTGCTTGCAGTGCTATCGGGGCATCCCGTTTCAGCCCAGCCGGGTCGGGCCGCGTGA
- a CDS encoding dipeptide ABC transporter ATP-binding protein → MSSAESPLLSVEGLQVRFGADAPAVCGVDLTVGRGQTVAVVGESGSGKSTTAAAILGLLAPGGRIAAGRIVFDGRDITSADRRLLRSIRGRGIGYVPQDPMTNLNPVWKVGFQISEALRANTDGRKARRRAVELLGQAGMPDPGKQAGRYPHQLSGGMCQRALIAIGLAGRPLLLIADEPTSALDVTVQRQVLDHLRRLTGELGTALLLITHDLALAAERAEAVVVMHRGRVVESGAAQSILRDPKHEYTRRLVAAAASLMTRNRIPARVANATESGDVLVASELTKIYRESRGAPWRRIESRAVDGVSFRLPRGSTLAIVGESGSGKSTLARMVLGLLRPTSGTVVFDGTDVGALNRKEALAFRRRVQPVFQDPYSSLDPRYSVFRAIEEPLRIHRVGDRKQRQRAVRELIDQVALPSSVAGRLPRELSGGQRQRVAIARALALRPELLVCDEAVSALDVLVQEQILALLADLQARLGLTYLFISHDLAVIRQIADDVLVMRAGRVVEHATTEDVFNRPRQEYTRQLLEAIPGAQSASR, encoded by the coding sequence ATGAGCAGCGCGGAATCGCCGTTGCTGTCCGTCGAGGGCCTACAGGTCAGGTTCGGTGCCGACGCCCCCGCGGTCTGCGGCGTGGACCTGACCGTGGGTCGCGGCCAGACCGTCGCCGTCGTCGGCGAATCGGGATCGGGGAAATCGACCACGGCCGCCGCGATCCTTGGGCTGCTTGCCCCCGGCGGACGAATTGCCGCCGGGCGCATCGTTTTCGACGGGCGCGACATCACGTCAGCCGACCGGCGGCTCCTCCGGTCGATTCGCGGTCGCGGCATCGGCTACGTACCCCAAGACCCGATGACCAACCTGAACCCGGTCTGGAAGGTCGGCTTCCAGATCTCAGAAGCGTTGCGGGCCAACACCGATGGCCGCAAAGCGCGGCGACGGGCGGTGGAGTTGCTCGGCCAGGCCGGCATGCCCGATCCGGGCAAGCAAGCCGGGCGATATCCGCATCAGTTGTCCGGCGGCATGTGTCAGCGTGCGCTGATCGCTATCGGCCTGGCCGGCCGGCCGCTGCTGCTGATCGCCGACGAGCCGACGTCGGCGCTCGACGTCACCGTGCAGCGGCAGGTGCTCGACCATTTGCGGCGCCTCACGGGCGAACTGGGTACCGCGCTGCTGCTGATCACCCACGATCTTGCGCTCGCCGCCGAACGAGCCGAGGCCGTGGTTGTCATGCATCGCGGGAGGGTGGTGGAGTCCGGTGCGGCGCAGTCGATTTTGCGGGATCCGAAGCACGAGTACACCCGGCGTCTGGTGGCCGCGGCTGCGTCGCTGATGACGCGCAACAGGATTCCGGCGCGGGTGGCAAACGCCACCGAGTCCGGGGACGTTCTCGTCGCCTCGGAGCTGACCAAGATCTACCGCGAGTCTCGCGGCGCACCGTGGCGCCGGATCGAGTCTCGGGCGGTCGACGGGGTGTCGTTCCGGCTACCACGGGGGAGCACCCTGGCGATCGTCGGCGAGTCGGGCTCGGGGAAGTCGACGCTGGCCCGGATGGTGCTTGGCCTGTTGCGACCCACTTCGGGCACGGTGGTTTTCGACGGCACCGACGTTGGCGCCCTGAACCGCAAGGAGGCGTTGGCTTTTCGCCGTCGGGTACAGCCGGTGTTCCAGGACCCGTACAGCAGCCTGGATCCCAGGTACTCGGTGTTTCGCGCCATCGAGGAACCGTTGCGCATCCACCGGGTCGGTGACCGCAAGCAGCGCCAGCGGGCCGTGCGTGAGCTGATCGACCAGGTGGCGCTGCCGTCGTCGGTCGCGGGCCGGCTGCCCCGCGAGCTGTCCGGCGGTCAGCGGCAGCGCGTCGCCATCGCGCGGGCGTTGGCGCTGCGACCCGAGCTGCTGGTGTGCGACGAGGCGGTCTCGGCGTTAGACGTGTTGGTGCAGGAGCAAATCCTTGCGCTGTTGGCCGATCTGCAGGCCCGCCTCGGCCTGACCTACCTGTTCATCAGCCACGATCTGGCGGTGATCCGGCAGATCGCCGACGACGTGCTGGTCATGCGCGCCGGGCGGGTGGTGGAGCACGCAACCACCGAGGACGTGTTCAACCGGCCTCGCCAGGAGTACACCCGCCAGTTGCTGGAGGCCATTCCCGGCGCCCAGTCGGCTTCCCGATAG
- a CDS encoding ABC transporter permease, which translates to MGWYIARRVAVIVPVFLGATLLIYGMVFLLPGDPVAALAGDRPLTPAVAAQLRSRYHLDDPFVVQYLRYLGGILHGDLGRAYSGLPVSAVLAHAFPVTIRLALIALAVEAVLGIGFGVIAGLRQGGIFDAAVLITGLIIIAIPIFVLGFLAQFLFGVRLGIAPVTVGERATFARLVLPGIVLGAVSFAYVVRLTRSAVAANAHADYVRTATAKGLSRPRVVTVHILRNSLIPVVTFLGADLGALMGGAIVTEGIFNIHGVGGVLYQAVTRQEAPTVVSIVTVLVLIYLITNLVVDLLYAALDPRIRYG; encoded by the coding sequence ATGGGTTGGTACATCGCGCGCCGGGTCGCCGTCATAGTACCGGTATTCCTCGGCGCCACGCTGCTGATCTACGGCATGGTGTTCCTGCTGCCCGGTGACCCGGTCGCCGCGCTGGCCGGGGACCGGCCGCTGACGCCCGCGGTGGCCGCGCAGCTGCGTTCCCGGTACCACCTCGACGATCCGTTCGTGGTGCAGTACCTGCGCTATCTGGGCGGCATCCTGCACGGCGATCTGGGTCGCGCCTATTCCGGACTGCCCGTGAGCGCCGTCCTGGCACACGCATTTCCGGTCACGATCAGGCTCGCACTGATTGCGTTGGCGGTGGAGGCGGTGCTGGGCATCGGGTTCGGGGTGATCGCCGGCCTGCGCCAGGGCGGAATCTTCGATGCCGCGGTGCTGATCACCGGACTCATCATCATCGCGATTCCCATTTTCGTGCTGGGCTTTCTGGCGCAATTCCTGTTCGGGGTCCGGCTGGGAATCGCGCCGGTCACCGTGGGCGAACGGGCGACGTTCGCGAGGCTGGTGCTACCCGGGATTGTGCTGGGCGCGGTGTCATTCGCCTACGTGGTGCGGTTGACCCGCTCCGCGGTGGCCGCCAATGCGCACGCCGACTATGTGCGCACCGCCACCGCCAAGGGGCTGTCGCGGCCCAGGGTGGTGACGGTGCACATCCTGCGCAACTCGCTGATCCCGGTGGTGACCTTCCTGGGCGCCGACCTGGGGGCGCTGATGGGTGGGGCGATCGTGACCGAAGGCATTTTCAACATCCACGGCGTCGGCGGCGTGCTGTATCAGGCGGTCACCAGGCAGGAGGCGCCGACGGTGGTGTCGATCGTCACCGTGCTGGTGCTGATCTACCTGATCACGAATTTGGTCGTGGACCTGCTGTATGCGGCGCTGGACCCGCGGATCCGGTATGGCTGA